A window of Marinobacter salarius contains these coding sequences:
- a CDS encoding Fur family transcriptional regulator — protein MSPSALPYRPHNHDACVAQALTEARTICQQHNARLTPTRERVLELIWQSHKPLGAYDVLAVLATDGHNAAPPTVYRALDFLQQHGLVHRIASLNAFVGCTHTDKNHHGLFLICRCCGNVLELTAPGVSDAVKNAAADEAFQPDNMTIEVSGTCPGCASDTAHD, from the coding sequence ATGTCACCCAGCGCTCTTCCCTATCGACCGCACAATCATGACGCCTGTGTCGCCCAGGCTCTGACAGAGGCCCGAACCATCTGTCAGCAACACAATGCCCGCCTGACACCCACCCGAGAGCGAGTGTTGGAACTGATCTGGCAATCCCACAAGCCACTTGGCGCCTACGACGTGCTTGCCGTGCTGGCGACAGATGGTCATAACGCCGCGCCCCCCACGGTGTACCGCGCACTGGATTTTCTACAGCAGCATGGCCTTGTTCACCGGATTGCGTCACTGAACGCATTCGTCGGCTGCACTCACACGGATAAAAACCACCATGGGTTGTTCCTGATCTGCCGTTGTTGCGGCAACGTGCTGGAACTGACGGCGCCCGGCGTGTCCGATGCCGTCAAGAACGCTGCGGCGGACGAGGCTTTCCAGCCGGACAATATGACCATCGAGGTATCCGGCACTTGCCCCGGCTGCGCATCGGACACTGCCCATGACTGA
- a CDS encoding chemotaxis protein CheB, whose translation MTGQPGRPAVGIVSDIVLQRHRLQEASSRFGLDVCFSGDPDRLQGYSEFPDASLWLITLEDEADHPVLFDHLLENTEAPVLFGLDPAPKPGTTEYFRWERRLLDKLEQSLGHLEKLDSAAAIEELATEQPQSETSPKLPHWIQPASADLPAEEVWILGASLGGPAAVKTFLDNLPSGLPVGFIYAQHIDNNFTDVLTRVLGRHAHYQLKGAETGYRVHNGDVVLMPVEHEWTLDDSGALKERETPWPGPYGPSIDQVLLNIGDHYGARCHAIIFSGMGNDGAIAAPLLKAYGSRIWVQESSSCGNSSMPDSVAATGCSVYCGTPEQLARELVKTIEESCLLKGRQKRDSA comes from the coding sequence ATGACCGGCCAGCCAGGACGGCCAGCGGTCGGTATCGTCTCGGATATTGTCCTTCAGCGCCACCGCCTGCAGGAAGCCTCGTCCAGGTTTGGCCTGGACGTTTGCTTTTCCGGAGACCCGGATCGTCTGCAGGGCTACTCTGAATTCCCGGATGCCAGCCTGTGGTTGATTACTCTGGAAGACGAAGCCGATCACCCGGTGCTGTTTGACCATCTGCTAGAGAACACCGAAGCACCCGTTCTGTTTGGCCTCGACCCTGCTCCAAAACCGGGCACCACTGAGTATTTCCGCTGGGAACGCCGCTTGCTGGACAAGCTGGAGCAGTCCCTGGGGCATCTGGAAAAGCTGGATTCCGCGGCCGCTATTGAAGAGTTGGCCACCGAACAACCACAATCGGAGACCTCTCCCAAACTGCCTCACTGGATCCAGCCGGCCTCAGCAGACCTGCCGGCTGAGGAGGTCTGGATTCTAGGGGCGTCACTGGGCGGCCCGGCCGCGGTGAAAACCTTCCTGGACAACCTGCCATCGGGGTTGCCAGTGGGTTTTATCTATGCCCAACACATCGACAACAACTTCACCGACGTGCTGACTCGCGTGCTGGGCCGTCACGCACACTACCAGCTCAAAGGGGCTGAAACAGGGTATCGTGTTCACAATGGCGACGTTGTGCTGATGCCGGTGGAGCACGAGTGGACTTTGGACGACAGCGGTGCGCTCAAGGAAAGGGAGACGCCCTGGCCCGGCCCCTATGGCCCCTCCATTGACCAGGTACTGCTGAACATCGGCGACCATTACGGTGCCCGATGCCATGCCATTATCTTTTCCGGTATGGGCAACGATGGTGCCATTGCCGCGCCTCTGCTGAAAGCCTATGGTAGCCGCATATGGGTCCAGGAGAGCAGCAGTTGCGGTAACAGTTCCATGCCGGATTCCGTGGCAGCAACCGGATGTTCCGTATACTGTGGTACGCCGGAACAGCTCGCCCGCGAACTCGTCAAAACGATTGAAGAATCCTGCCTGCTCAAAGGCCGGCAAAAAAGGGATTCCGCCTGA
- a CDS encoding PAS domain-containing protein → MTGTGHVIALPHLWAPLLVLFAGLVVTGLTAQALEEQSRSLAEQVYRKQHNTLVARLRGYDELPPLYTDGVSPTRTINHTTPAELWLTTVFKDSVPGTLNLRVDTLDRHTKTPLFQATRAESPDRSKSLRSEVAIGEYRWLVTTLPDSGFLAQPAHRSFRFIWLAGLVITVLATVVVVFLCLRIRRWQSHYRNVEKVSHGYEQQLNNMQVEKSILRQALNDSEQRSRDLVALSGATICELDEKALTGYISPQVVDLLKRAPADLAGTPFEQLVDPAYVENFLRTLQASRQERQIQRIDLKLLDADDRQVSVTLRVLALQDTLHGFSGYRLSLQPGIQAP, encoded by the coding sequence TTGACAGGGACAGGACACGTTATTGCGTTGCCACACCTGTGGGCGCCCCTGCTGGTATTGTTCGCCGGCCTTGTTGTTACCGGCCTGACGGCGCAGGCGCTCGAAGAGCAATCGCGTTCACTCGCCGAGCAGGTATACCGCAAGCAGCACAACACACTCGTCGCCCGCTTACGTGGGTACGACGAGCTTCCACCGCTCTACACAGACGGCGTTTCGCCAACCAGGACCATCAACCACACTACCCCGGCTGAGCTTTGGCTCACAACCGTATTCAAGGATTCGGTGCCCGGCACGCTCAATTTACGCGTGGATACTCTGGATAGACATACCAAAACCCCGCTGTTCCAGGCTACCCGCGCGGAAAGTCCGGACCGTTCCAAGTCATTGCGCTCTGAAGTCGCAATTGGAGAGTATCGCTGGCTGGTAACCACACTGCCGGATTCCGGATTCCTGGCGCAACCTGCCCACCGCTCGTTCCGTTTTATCTGGCTCGCAGGGCTGGTGATCACGGTGCTGGCGACGGTGGTGGTGGTTTTCCTGTGCCTGCGCATCCGCCGCTGGCAAAGCCACTACCGCAACGTCGAAAAAGTATCCCACGGGTATGAACAACAACTGAACAACATGCAGGTTGAAAAATCGATCCTGCGGCAGGCATTAAATGACAGCGAACAACGCAGCCGGGACCTGGTCGCCCTTTCCGGCGCAACGATCTGTGAGCTGGATGAAAAGGCACTGACCGGATACATTTCACCCCAGGTGGTGGACCTTCTGAAGAGGGCACCGGCGGACCTGGCAGGTACCCCATTCGAGCAATTGGTCGACCCGGCCTACGTGGAAAACTTCCTCAGAACCCTGCAGGCGTCCCGCCAGGAGCGACAAATACAGCGTATCGACCTGAAGCTGTTGGATGCCGACGATCGCCAGGTCTCTGTTACGCTAAGAGTACTGGCGCTGCAGGACACGCTACACGGTTTCAGCGGTTACCGGCTAAGCCTCCAGCCCGGTATTCAGGCACCCTGA
- a CDS encoding iron chelate uptake ABC transporter family permease subunit, with product MPIIDAVLGDFFWRALIGGLGVALIAGPLGCFVVWRRMAYFGDTLAHSALLGIALSFLISVPLNVGVIVTCVVLAIALVLFSRSKTLATDTLLGILAHSALAIGLVTLSFMPDIRVDLTGLLFGDLLAMSRNDLLWIYGGAILILALLTVLWRGLLMSTIHEELARVEGIPVERLRLVLMLMFSIVIAVAMKIVGVLLITALLIIPAATARRLAGNPEHMVVLAMLFGFIAVSGGLTMSWHLDTPAGPSVVVTGFAVFLLVYGSARQVQR from the coding sequence ATGCCCATCATTGATGCCGTGCTCGGCGACTTTTTCTGGCGGGCGCTGATTGGCGGTCTCGGTGTCGCCCTGATCGCCGGTCCGCTAGGCTGCTTCGTGGTGTGGCGGCGGATGGCCTATTTCGGCGACACTCTGGCGCACTCGGCATTGCTGGGCATTGCCCTGAGTTTTTTGATCAGTGTTCCGCTGAATGTGGGGGTTATCGTGACCTGCGTGGTCCTGGCGATTGCCCTGGTGCTGTTCTCTCGCAGCAAGACTCTGGCCACCGATACCCTGCTGGGCATCCTCGCCCATAGTGCCCTGGCCATCGGCCTGGTCACACTTAGCTTCATGCCCGACATTCGAGTGGATCTGACGGGCCTGTTGTTTGGGGACCTGCTGGCCATGAGCCGAAACGACCTGTTGTGGATATACGGCGGTGCCATCCTGATTCTGGCGTTATTGACTGTGCTCTGGCGCGGTCTGCTGATGAGCACCATTCACGAGGAACTGGCGCGGGTTGAGGGCATACCGGTTGAACGTCTGCGGCTGGTGCTGATGCTGATGTTTTCCATCGTGATAGCAGTGGCCATGAAGATTGTCGGGGTCCTGCTGATCACCGCATTACTGATCATTCCGGCTGCCACCGCCAGACGATTGGCCGGCAACCCCGAACATATGGTGGTCCTGGCCATGCTGTTCGGTTTTATCGCCGTCAGTGGTGGGCTTACGATGTCTTGGCACCTGGATACACCGGCCGGCCCCTCGGTGGTGGTGACGGGTTTTGCCGTATTCCTGCTGGTGTACGGTTCGGCACGGCAGGTCCAGAGATGA
- the znuC gene encoding zinc ABC transporter ATP-binding protein ZnuC: protein MTDALVELHQLTVNFDDRPVVDHVDLRVQRGDIITIIGPNGAGKTTLIKAILGIQPVSDGTLTIAPRLTIGYVPQHLTLETTLPLSVKRFMLLSGRSHQECVEALTKTGVEHLLDASVHRLSGGEKQRLLLARALARRPDLLVLDEPAQGVDINGQASLYELIRSLRDELNCGVIMISHDLHLVMAATDKVICLNQHVCCSGYPADISHDPAFIETFGRPVAESLAVYHHHHNHSHDLHGDVVSADHDDHAECSHAHH, encoded by the coding sequence ATGACTGATGCCTTGGTAGAGCTACACCAACTAACCGTCAATTTCGATGACCGTCCCGTGGTGGACCATGTAGACCTACGGGTTCAGCGCGGGGATATCATCACCATTATCGGCCCCAATGGCGCCGGAAAGACCACACTGATCAAGGCGATACTGGGCATCCAGCCAGTTTCGGACGGCACCCTGACCATCGCCCCCAGGCTCACCATCGGTTACGTGCCCCAGCACCTGACACTGGAGACAACACTGCCACTCAGCGTAAAGCGGTTCATGCTGCTCAGTGGCCGATCACACCAGGAGTGCGTTGAAGCGCTGACCAAGACCGGTGTGGAACATTTGCTCGACGCCTCGGTTCATCGATTGTCCGGTGGCGAAAAGCAGCGATTGCTGCTCGCGAGGGCGCTGGCTCGCAGGCCAGATCTACTGGTTCTGGACGAACCGGCCCAGGGCGTGGACATCAATGGCCAGGCCTCGCTCTATGAGCTGATCCGTAGCCTGCGGGACGAACTGAACTGCGGCGTGATCATGATCTCCCATGATCTGCACCTGGTCATGGCTGCCACTGACAAGGTTATCTGCCTGAACCAGCATGTCTGCTGCAGCGGGTATCCGGCGGATATCTCCCACGATCCCGCCTTTATCGAAACCTTCGGTCGTCCGGTGGCAGAAAGCCTCGCGGTATACCATCACCACCACAACCACAGCCACGACCTTCATGGCGATGTGGTGTCCGCTGACCACGACGACCACGCGGAGTGCTCCCATGCCCATCATTGA
- a CDS encoding chemotaxis protein CheW: MNDNSQTLPCVMIPMSEKQLLLPNVSIAEVVDFANSDPAAHSPEWLVGELDWRGLNLPVISYDAANGGRLTVPGGNRGRIVILNTIGDHHNSVPFMALVTQGIPSQTRLTEDQLKKIDGDTGPADLMAVEVEGETAFIPDLGYLESLALEASR; this comes from the coding sequence ATGAACGATAACAGCCAAACCCTGCCCTGCGTCATGATACCGATGAGCGAGAAGCAATTGCTGCTGCCTAACGTGTCGATTGCGGAAGTGGTGGACTTCGCCAACTCCGACCCCGCTGCGCATTCGCCTGAGTGGCTGGTGGGCGAGCTTGATTGGCGAGGCCTGAACTTGCCGGTGATCTCCTACGATGCCGCAAATGGCGGCAGGCTGACCGTGCCCGGTGGCAATCGGGGCCGAATCGTCATACTGAACACCATCGGTGATCACCATAACTCGGTCCCCTTTATGGCGCTGGTCACCCAGGGTATCCCCAGCCAGACGCGCCTGACCGAAGATCAGTTGAAGAAGATTGACGGCGACACCGGCCCCGCCGACCTGATGGCGGTTGAAGTCGAAGGCGAAACCGCCTTCATTCCCGACCTCGGCTACCTTGAGTCATTAGCGCTGGAGGCTTCCCGCTAG